The following are from one region of the Novosphingobium humi genome:
- the tig gene encoding trigger factor yields MQIVETTNEGLKRGFTVTIPAGVIAEKIESEVVKIAPQVQLPGFRPGKVPANLVKKRFGAQVHQDVLSQTIREALDKLVADHALRPATQPDVALGEGYEEGKDAELTVSLEVLPAISAPDLTGLKLEKLVVPVKDEAVDEAVARIASSAKRFNDAEEGKAAATGDQLIIDFVGKLDGVEFDGGKAEDAALEIGAGRFIPGFEEQLVGAKVGDEKVITVTFPEDYQAAHLAGKEATFDITVKSVKVAGETVIDDEFAKSLGLTDLDQLKGLLRGQLEGETEGQTRTQMKRQLLDILADGAEFDVPPSMVEAEFNQIWQQLTQEAAREEDPAAALAEIEAEKEDYRKIAVRRVRLGLLLSEIGQANGVEITAQEFQMLVSQAAQQYRPEDRQRFVEYVQSEPMVAAQLRAPLYEEKVVDFLFDKAEVTTREVTKEELQAAIEAEEGEAGHVHGPDCDHGHEEEKPAAKKKAAPKKKAAAEGEEAAEAAPKKKAPAKKKAAEEPAAE; encoded by the coding sequence ATGCAGATTGTCGAAACCACCAATGAGGGTCTGAAGCGCGGCTTCACCGTGACGATCCCGGCTGGCGTCATTGCCGAAAAGATCGAGAGCGAGGTCGTCAAGATTGCTCCCCAGGTACAGCTGCCCGGTTTCCGCCCCGGCAAGGTGCCCGCGAATCTGGTCAAGAAGCGCTTTGGCGCGCAGGTTCATCAGGATGTGCTCTCGCAGACCATCCGCGAAGCGCTGGACAAGCTGGTCGCTGACCATGCCCTGCGCCCCGCCACGCAGCCCGATGTCGCGCTGGGCGAAGGCTATGAAGAAGGCAAGGACGCCGAGCTGACCGTCAGCCTCGAAGTGCTGCCCGCGATTTCGGCCCCCGACCTGACGGGCCTCAAGCTGGAAAAGCTGGTCGTTCCGGTCAAGGACGAAGCTGTTGACGAAGCCGTCGCCCGCATCGCCTCGTCGGCGAAGCGTTTTAATGACGCCGAAGAAGGCAAGGCAGCCGCAACCGGCGACCAGCTGATCATCGACTTCGTGGGCAAGCTGGACGGCGTTGAATTCGACGGCGGCAAGGCTGAAGACGCGGCGCTGGAAATCGGCGCTGGCCGTTTCATCCCCGGCTTTGAGGAACAGCTCGTCGGCGCCAAGGTCGGCGACGAAAAGGTCATCACCGTGACCTTCCCCGAAGATTATCAGGCCGCTCACCTTGCCGGCAAGGAAGCCACCTTCGACATCACCGTCAAGTCGGTGAAGGTTGCCGGTGAAACTGTGATCGACGACGAATTCGCGAAGAGCCTGGGCCTGACCGATCTGGATCAGCTCAAGGGCCTGCTGCGCGGTCAGCTGGAAGGCGAGACCGAAGGTCAGACCCGCACCCAGATGAAGCGCCAGCTGCTCGACATTCTGGCCGATGGCGCCGAATTCGACGTTCCGCCCAGCATGGTCGAAGCCGAATTCAACCAGATCTGGCAGCAGCTGACCCAGGAAGCTGCGCGCGAGGAAGATCCCGCCGCTGCTCTGGCCGAGATCGAAGCCGAGAAGGAAGACTATCGCAAGATCGCCGTGCGCCGCGTGCGCCTCGGCCTTCTGCTGTCGGAAATCGGCCAGGCCAATGGCGTTGAAATCACCGCTCAGGAATTCCAGATGCTGGTGTCGCAGGCCGCGCAGCAGTATCGTCCGGAAGACCGTCAGCGCTTCGTCGAATACGTCCAGTCCGAACCGATGGTCGCCGCCCAGCTGCGCGCGCCGCTCTATGAAGAGAAGGTTGTCGACTTCCTGTTCGACAAGGCCGAAGTCACGACCCGCGAAGTGACCAAGGAAGAGCTGCAGGCTGCGATCGAAGCCGAAGAGGGCGAAGCTGGTCACGTCCATGGTCCGGACTGCGACCACGGCCACGAGGAAGAAAAGCCTGCCGCCAAGAAGAAGGCCGCGCCTAAGAAGAAGGCTGCTGCTGAGGGCGAGGAAGCGGCTGAAGCTGCTCCCAAGAAGAAGGCTCCGGCCAAGAAGAAGGCCGCTGAGGAACCGGCTGCTGAATAA